A genomic region of Cannabis sativa cultivar Pink pepper isolate KNU-18-1 chromosome 1, ASM2916894v1, whole genome shotgun sequence contains the following coding sequences:
- the LOC115707669 gene encoding EPIDERMAL PATTERNING FACTOR-like protein 6, with translation MKRKMLLCCYFLMAFLMSSCVSNTKSRPFESKHFVQQQDQISHTPLSGFGFTKGNGNEIEEEYRSLSRLGSRPPNCVHKCEGCFPCDPVQIPATANRIGIQIANYEPEGWKCKCGASLFNP, from the exons atgaagagaAAGATGTTATTATGCTGCTACTTTCTAATGGCTTTTCTCATGAGTAGTTGTGTATCTAACACAAAAAGCAGGCCTTTTGAATCCAAACACTTTGTTCAGCAACaag ACCAAATCTCACACACCCCATTATCTGGCTTTGGCTTCACTAAG GGAAATGGGAATGAAATTGAAGAAGAGTACAGATCACTTAGTAGGCTGGGGTCAAGACCCCCAAACTGTGTACACAAATGTGAAGGTTGCTTCCCTTGTGACCCTGTTCAGATTCCAGCCACTGCTAACCGAATCGGCATCCAAATTGCTAATTACGAGCCAGAAGGTTGGAAATGCAAGTGTGGTGCTTCCCTCTTCAACCCATAA